From the Streptomyces pluripotens genome, one window contains:
- a CDS encoding DUF2252 domain-containing protein, whose translation MSTPEDRAQLGKGARKRVSRSAHGRWLASAERNDPVAVLERQGRDRLPELLAIRYGRMAASPLAFLRGAAAVMAADLAAQPHTGLTVQLCGDAHLLNFGLCASPERALLFDLNDFDETFPGPFEWDVKRLAASVAVAARENGHSEGEAHAAAQAAVHGYRAAMRRLAGLGELHVWYERVDADSLLPLIRSSRGRRRAESSLTRARRRTSLQALGKLTEVVDGQRRIIHDPPLLEPAGAPDTACLRKIFSDYRSTLSEERRQLLDRYRFVDAARKVVGVGSVGLRCFIVLLAGRDTDDPLFLQIKEARTAVLEEHLPSGPFIHPGHRVVAGQRLLQSASDIFLGWMTGPQGRAFYWRRLRDGRKSADVAGMNPAGLLAYARLCGTTLARAHARSGDRIAIAAYLGGANTFDRAVADFALAYADQTVTDHATLGAAIAAGVVTAAPGV comes from the coding sequence ATGAGCACCCCAGAGGACCGGGCCCAACTCGGCAAAGGCGCCCGCAAGCGCGTCTCGCGCTCCGCGCACGGCCGCTGGCTCGCGTCCGCCGAGCGGAACGATCCCGTCGCGGTGCTGGAGCGGCAGGGACGCGACCGGTTGCCCGAGTTGCTGGCGATCAGGTACGGCAGGATGGCCGCCTCACCGCTCGCCTTCCTGCGCGGTGCCGCCGCCGTGATGGCCGCCGACCTGGCCGCCCAGCCGCACACCGGTCTGACCGTGCAGCTCTGCGGTGACGCCCACCTGTTGAACTTCGGGCTGTGTGCCTCCCCGGAACGCGCTCTGCTCTTCGACCTCAACGACTTCGACGAAACCTTCCCCGGTCCCTTCGAATGGGACGTCAAACGCCTCGCGGCCAGCGTCGCCGTCGCCGCCCGGGAGAACGGGCACAGCGAGGGCGAGGCACACGCGGCAGCGCAGGCCGCCGTGCACGGCTACCGCGCCGCCATGCGGCGGCTGGCCGGGCTCGGTGAACTGCACGTCTGGTACGAGCGGGTCGACGCCGACAGCCTGCTGCCCCTCATCCGGTCGTCGCGCGGCCGGCGCCGAGCCGAGTCCAGCCTCACCCGTGCCCGTCGCCGCACCAGCCTCCAGGCCCTCGGCAAGCTGACCGAGGTCGTCGACGGCCAGCGCCGAATCATCCACGACCCGCCGCTCCTCGAACCCGCCGGTGCTCCCGACACGGCCTGCCTACGGAAGATCTTCAGTGACTATCGTTCCACCCTCTCCGAGGAGCGCCGCCAGCTGCTCGACCGCTACCGCTTCGTCGACGCCGCCCGCAAGGTCGTCGGCGTCGGCAGCGTCGGCCTGCGCTGTTTCATCGTGCTGCTCGCCGGGCGCGACACCGACGACCCGCTGTTCCTGCAGATCAAGGAGGCGCGCACGGCGGTGCTGGAGGAACACCTGCCGAGCGGGCCGTTCATCCACCCCGGGCACCGGGTCGTCGCCGGGCAGCGGCTGCTGCAGTCCGCCTCGGACATCTTCCTGGGCTGGATGACGGGACCGCAGGGCCGTGCCTTCTACTGGCGCCGACTGCGTGACGGGAGGAAATCGGCGGACGTCGCCGGCATGAACCCCGCAGGGCTCCTCGCCTACGCCCGCCTGTGCGGTACCACCCTCGCGCGGGCCCACGCCCGCTCCGGCGACCGCATCGCCATCGCCGCCTACCTCGGCGGCGCCAACACCTTCGACCGGGCCGTCGCCGACTTCGCCCTCGCCTACGCCGACCAGACCGTCACCGACCACGCCACCCTGGGCGCGGCCATCGCGGCGGGTGTGGTGACGGCCGCGCCCGGAGTGTGA
- a CDS encoding ArsC/Spx/MgsR family protein: MEVWINPACSKCRGALSLLDAEGADYTVRRYLEDVPGKDEIRAVLKRLDLEPWDITRTQETAAKELGLKEWPREAGARERWITALAEHPRLIQRPIITAADGTALVARTEEAVRAALARGTS; the protein is encoded by the coding sequence ATGGAGGTCTGGATCAATCCGGCGTGTTCCAAGTGCCGCGGCGCGCTCAGCCTGCTCGATGCCGAGGGAGCCGACTACACCGTCCGCCGGTACCTGGAGGACGTGCCGGGCAAGGACGAGATCAGGGCCGTGCTCAAGCGGCTGGACCTCGAACCGTGGGACATCACCCGGACCCAGGAGACGGCCGCGAAGGAACTGGGCCTGAAGGAGTGGCCACGGGAGGCAGGCGCGAGGGAGCGCTGGATCACCGCGCTCGCCGAGCACCCCAGGCTGATCCAGCGCCCGATCATCACCGCCGCCGACGGCACCGCCCTGGTAGCGCGCACCGAGGAGGCCGTACGCGCGGCACTGGCCCGCGGCACGAGCTGA
- a CDS encoding alpha/beta fold hydrolase, which yields MTGYDRDGFRVAYDKVLAKWPADRAALTVRTPFGDTRVNACGPRDAPPLLLLPGGGGATSASWYAQVAALSSIRRVYAVDLIGAPGLSGRAGDRHPRTVADLTGWLDAVLDGLGASSADLGGHSHGAWIALHQALHAPARVRRLFLLDPTQCFAGYKAAYLIRALPTVLRPTPRGVSAFLTWETGGAPLDPDWLNLQRAAAGFPSAKPVTGPRPGPDALRALNVPVLLLVAANSRTHDPWEVADRAGALLPHAEIAVLPDVSHHALPQAAPPALTRHLTPFLSGS from the coding sequence ATGACCGGATACGACCGTGACGGCTTCCGCGTCGCGTACGACAAGGTCCTGGCGAAATGGCCGGCCGACCGCGCGGCGCTGACGGTCCGCACCCCGTTCGGCGACACGCGCGTCAACGCCTGCGGCCCGCGCGACGCACCGCCACTGCTGCTGCTCCCGGGCGGTGGCGGAGCGACGTCCGCGTCCTGGTACGCCCAGGTCGCCGCCCTTTCCTCGATCCGCCGGGTGTACGCCGTGGACCTGATCGGTGCCCCGGGCCTGAGCGGCCGGGCGGGCGACCGCCACCCCCGTACGGTCGCCGACCTGACCGGCTGGCTGGACGCCGTCCTCGACGGCCTGGGCGCATCCTCGGCCGACCTGGGTGGCCATTCCCACGGTGCCTGGATCGCCCTGCACCAAGCCCTGCACGCCCCCGCTCGGGTGCGCCGCCTGTTCCTCCTGGACCCGACCCAGTGCTTCGCTGGGTACAAGGCGGCGTATCTGATCCGCGCCCTGCCGACGGTGCTGCGCCCCACGCCTCGCGGCGTCAGCGCGTTCCTCACCTGGGAGACCGGGGGCGCACCCCTGGACCCCGACTGGCTGAACCTCCAGCGGGCCGCCGCCGGCTTCCCCTCCGCGAAGCCGGTGACCGGCCCGCGCCCGGGACCGGATGCGTTGCGCGCCCTGAACGTGCCGGTCCTGCTGCTCGTGGCCGCGAACAGCAGGACCCATGACCCCTGGGAGGTGGCGGACCGGGCCGGTGCGCTGCTGCCGCACGCGGAGATCGCCGTGCTGCCGGACGTCTCCCACCATGCGCTGCCGCAGGCCGCGCCGCCCGCCCTGACCCGCCATCTCACCCCTTTCCTGTCCGGTTCCTGA
- the glnII gene encoding glutamine synthetase yields MTFKAEYIWIDGTEPTAKLRSKTKIITGAPAGLDALPVWGFDGSSTNQAEGRASDCVLKPVFCCPDPIRGGIDVLVLCEVLNTDLSPHSSNTRAALCEVAEKFAAQEPVFGIEQEYTFFDGPRPLGFPEGGFPAPQGGYYCGVGADEIFGREVVEAHLDNCLKAGLGLSGINAEVMPGQWEFQVGPLSPLEVSDQLWVARWLLYRTAEDFGVSATLEPKPVKGDWNGAGAHTNFSTKAMRESYDAIITACESLGEGSKPLDHVKNYGAGIDERLTGLHETAPWDEFSYGVSDRGASVRIPWQVEKDGQGYIEDRRPNANVDPYVVTRLLVDTCCTALEKAGRV; encoded by the coding sequence GTGACCTTCAAGGCTGAGTACATCTGGATCGACGGCACCGAGCCGACGGCCAAGCTCCGTTCCAAGACGAAGATCATCACGGGGGCTCCCGCCGGTCTGGATGCGCTGCCGGTCTGGGGTTTCGACGGGTCGTCCACCAACCAGGCCGAGGGTCGTGCCTCGGACTGCGTACTCAAGCCGGTCTTCTGCTGCCCGGACCCGATCCGCGGCGGCATCGACGTCCTGGTGCTGTGCGAGGTGCTGAACACGGATCTCTCCCCGCACTCCTCCAACACGCGTGCCGCGCTGTGCGAGGTAGCCGAGAAGTTCGCCGCGCAGGAACCGGTCTTCGGCATCGAGCAGGAATACACCTTCTTCGACGGACCCCGCCCGCTGGGCTTCCCCGAGGGCGGCTTCCCGGCCCCGCAGGGCGGCTACTACTGCGGTGTCGGCGCCGACGAGATCTTCGGCCGCGAGGTCGTCGAGGCCCATCTGGACAACTGCCTGAAGGCGGGCCTCGGCCTGTCCGGCATCAACGCCGAGGTCATGCCCGGCCAGTGGGAGTTCCAGGTCGGTCCACTGTCCCCGCTGGAGGTCTCCGACCAGCTGTGGGTGGCCCGCTGGCTGCTGTACCGCACCGCCGAGGACTTCGGCGTCTCCGCGACCCTGGAACCGAAGCCGGTCAAGGGCGACTGGAACGGCGCCGGCGCGCACACCAACTTCTCCACCAAGGCGATGCGCGAGAGCTACGACGCGATCATCACGGCGTGCGAGTCACTCGGTGAGGGTTCCAAGCCGCTGGACCATGTGAAGAACTACGGAGCCGGTATCGACGAGCGTCTGACGGGGCTGCATGAGACCGCCCCCTGGGACGAGTTCTCCTACGGCGTGTCCGACCGCGGTGCCTCGGTCCGCATCCCGTGGCAGGTCGAGAAGGACGGCCAGGGATACATCGAGGACCGCCGCCCGAACGCCAACGTGGACCCGTACGTGGTGACCCGTCTGCTGGTGGACACCTGCTGCACCGCGCTGGAGAAGGCCGGCCGGGTCTGA
- a CDS encoding NAD-dependent epimerase/dehydratase family protein, producing MRLLVLGGTEFVGRTVVEAALARGWEVTVFHRGRHRPPPGVRSLHGDRTAPDGLAALAADGGTWDAVVDTWSAAPRAVLDAARLLCGRAGRYAYLSSRSVYAWPRPPAGGDVEDGALVDGAAADAGPTDYPRDKRGGERAAVEAFGAQNSLLVRAGLILGPYENIGRLPWWLSRMARGGPVLAPGPRSLALQFIDARDLAAWLLGAVEQNLSGPYDLVGPPGHTTMGDLLEACVRVTGSGAELRWTEPAVLAEAGIEPWTQLPVWVPPDSETYDALHRADVTRALATGLVCRPAAETVADTWRWLTEIGGSAPQRPDRAAVGLDPEVEAKVLAGPRWGVAGTTPRERASGE from the coding sequence ATGAGACTTCTGGTGCTGGGCGGTACGGAGTTCGTGGGGCGGACCGTGGTGGAGGCCGCGCTCGCGCGTGGCTGGGAAGTGACCGTCTTCCACCGGGGACGGCACCGCCCCCCTCCGGGAGTGCGGTCGCTGCACGGCGACCGCACCGCTCCCGACGGCCTCGCCGCGCTCGCCGCCGACGGCGGCACCTGGGACGCCGTCGTCGACACCTGGTCGGCCGCACCACGCGCGGTGCTGGACGCGGCACGACTGCTGTGCGGGCGAGCCGGACGGTACGCGTACCTCTCCAGCCGGTCCGTGTACGCCTGGCCCCGGCCACCGGCGGGCGGAGACGTCGAAGACGGGGCGCTGGTCGACGGCGCTGCCGCCGACGCGGGGCCGACTGACTATCCGCGGGACAAACGCGGCGGCGAACGGGCGGCCGTCGAGGCCTTCGGCGCGCAGAACTCGCTGCTGGTCCGGGCCGGGCTGATCCTCGGCCCGTACGAGAACATCGGCCGGCTGCCCTGGTGGTTGTCCCGGATGGCCCGCGGCGGCCCGGTCCTGGCACCCGGGCCGCGTTCGCTGGCGCTGCAATTCATCGACGCGCGCGACCTGGCCGCCTGGCTCCTCGGGGCGGTGGAGCAGAACCTGAGCGGACCCTACGACCTGGTCGGCCCGCCCGGGCACACCACCATGGGCGACCTGCTCGAGGCCTGTGTCCGGGTCACCGGCTCGGGGGCCGAACTGCGCTGGACCGAACCGGCTGTACTCGCCGAAGCGGGCATCGAGCCGTGGACCCAACTGCCGGTGTGGGTACCTCCGGACAGCGAGACGTACGACGCCCTGCACCGTGCCGACGTGACACGGGCGCTGGCCACAGGGCTGGTGTGCCGCCCGGCCGCGGAGACCGTCGCGGACACCTGGCGGTGGCTCACCGAGATCGGTGGCAGCGCACCTCAGCGGCCGGACCGGGCGGCCGTCGGCCTGGACCCGGAGGTGGAGGCGAAGGTGCTGGCCGGGCCCCGGTGGGGTGTAGCCGGCACCACCCCCCGGGAGCGGGCTTCGGGCGAGTGA